One Campylobacter concisus DNA window includes the following coding sequences:
- a CDS encoding ABC transporter substrate-binding protein: MKRFLALLFLLFSAFAYANENAVVVAIEEQTPRINPLYDEDHDPTLSLVFSGLTSHDENSHVVPELAKSWQVSDDGLEYVFELRDDAFWHDGVKFSAKDVKFTIEAAQDKKLNAPAISNYEVVKSVEILGDYKVKITLKEPFPPFLDALSFGVLPEHILKGKDIATDKFNDAPIGTGAYKLVKWKKDESLEFVANDKFYKGEPKIKRLFLKIVGDENLRLVGLKSGEIDVALISPTGVNFIKDDKKLSLLKFKSADYRALMFNFNDPIFQDKNVRIALNYAVNKDEIVKKLFHGYASVANNPIEKSFANDSEFKFSYDPQKARELLEKSGFKKNKAGFFEKDGKELGFDIYAFNNDILRVNLAKILSSEFEKFGVRAKAYAKPKTAFSISKVDSFVIGWGSPFDPDFHTYRIFGGFADIDVNENGWNFSHYKDANVDLALKNARYTKDVELRKKYYKEFLKALFENPPYIFIAYLDYPLVFNNKISGIKTQILGHHGAGFLWNIREWQVK, translated from the coding sequence ATGAAGAGATTTTTGGCTTTATTGTTTTTGTTGTTTTCTGCCTTTGCTTATGCAAATGAAAATGCCGTTGTGGTCGCTATCGAGGAGCAAACACCTCGTATAAATCCACTCTATGACGAGGATCACGATCCTACGCTTTCGCTAGTTTTTTCTGGACTTACTAGCCACGATGAAAATAGCCACGTGGTGCCTGAGCTTGCTAAGTCTTGGCAGGTGAGTGATGACGGGCTGGAGTATGTTTTTGAGCTAAGAGATGATGCTTTTTGGCATGATGGGGTGAAATTTAGCGCAAAGGACGTTAAATTTACCATCGAAGCGGCTCAAGATAAGAAGCTAAACGCGCCTGCTATCTCAAACTACGAGGTGGTAAAAAGCGTTGAAATTTTAGGCGATTATAAGGTAAAGATCACGCTAAAAGAGCCTTTTCCGCCGTTTTTAGATGCGCTTAGTTTTGGCGTGCTGCCTGAGCACATTTTAAAGGGCAAAGATATCGCGACTGATAAATTTAATGACGCACCTATCGGCACTGGCGCATACAAGCTTGTAAAATGGAAAAAAGATGAGAGTTTGGAGTTTGTGGCAAATGATAAATTCTATAAAGGTGAGCCAAAGATAAAAAGGCTATTTTTAAAGATAGTTGGTGATGAAAATTTAAGGCTCGTTGGGCTTAAAAGCGGCGAGATCGACGTCGCGCTCATCTCTCCAACTGGCGTAAATTTCATAAAAGATGATAAAAAATTAAGCTTGCTTAAGTTTAAAAGTGCGGACTATAGAGCTTTGATGTTTAACTTTAATGATCCTATCTTTCAAGACAAAAATGTAAGGATAGCTCTAAACTATGCGGTTAATAAAGATGAGATAGTTAAAAAACTATTTCACGGATATGCAAGCGTAGCGAACAACCCGATAGAAAAAAGCTTTGCAAACGACAGCGAGTTTAAATTTAGCTACGATCCGCAAAAGGCTAGAGAGCTGCTTGAAAAGAGTGGCTTTAAGAAAAACAAGGCTGGCTTTTTCGAGAAGGACGGCAAAGAGCTTGGCTTTGACATCTACGCTTTTAATAACGACATCTTAAGGGTCAATCTAGCTAAAATTTTAAGCAGCGAGTTTGAGAAATTTGGCGTAAGAGCCAAAGCCTATGCAAAGCCAAAAACAGCCTTTAGCATAAGCAAGGTTGATAGCTTTGTGATCGGCTGGGGAAGCCCATTTGATCCAGACTTTCACACATATAGAATTTTTGGAGGATTTGCTGACATCGATGTCAATGAAAATGGCTGGAACTTTAGCCACTACAAGGACGCAAACGTCGATCTTGCCTTAAAAAACGCAAGATATACAAAGGACGTGGAGCTTAGGAAAAAATACTACAAAGAATTTCTAAAAGCGCTTTTTGAAAATCCACCTTACATTTTCATAGCCTATCTTGACTATCCGCTCGTTTTTAACAACAAAATTTCAGGCATAAAGACGCAAATTTTAGGTCACCATGGGGCTGGGTTTTTATGGAACATAAGAGAGTGGCAAGTAAAATAG
- a CDS encoding thiol:disulfide interchange protein DsbA/DsbL, which yields MKLIKMLVLSAFFALNLSALTEGVEYQTLAKPLNVPKNSVVKVFSYDCPHCYKFDRTITRKLMSKLDGVKFIPYHLSTKGKLGETTSKIFAALISIDEANGTDLLSDESKFKQAKFAIYKARHDEKDDFNDGKDKQRFIDLALNAAHVSKDEYEKALSSDRAKELLNEWFASYDVASISGVPAFVVSGKYLINLNAASSIDEMAKTIKELLDK from the coding sequence ATGAAACTTATAAAAATGCTAGTTTTAAGTGCGTTTTTTGCGCTAAATTTATCAGCACTAACTGAAGGTGTGGAGTATCAAACTCTAGCAAAACCGCTTAACGTGCCTAAAAACTCAGTCGTAAAGGTCTTTAGCTACGACTGCCCACACTGCTATAAATTTGACCGAACGATCACAAGAAAGCTGATGTCAAAGCTTGACGGGGTTAAATTTATCCCATATCACCTAAGCACCAAAGGCAAGCTTGGCGAGACAACAAGTAAAATTTTCGCCGCTCTTATATCGATAGATGAGGCAAATGGGACTGATCTGCTAAGCGATGAGTCTAAATTTAAGCAAGCTAAATTTGCGATCTACAAGGCAAGACACGATGAAAAAGATGACTTTAATGACGGCAAAGATAAGCAAAGATTTATAGATCTAGCGCTAAATGCGGCTCACGTAAGCAAAGACGAATACGAAAAAGCGCTAAGCTCAGATCGTGCAAAAGAGCTTTTAAACGAGTGGTTTGCCTCTTATGATGTAGCAAGCATTAGTGGCGTGCCAGCCTTTGTGGTAAGCGGCAAATATCTAATAAATTTAAACGCAGCTTCGTCGATCGACGAGATGGCAAAGACGATAAAAGAGCTTTTAGATAAGTAA
- a CDS encoding DUF748 domain-containing protein: MDKKKKIALITGICVVSLLLIYTLLGFFGLPYAIKNIAPKYLKDYNATLFVSDAKFNPFTFELNATNAELNTTSPLFSTKQIDLKLKPFSIFKKLVEIDIFRLDEPKVKIARDKKANFNFSNFISDDNATSEDNSTSSINFALNNAKIIKGSFSYSDQNLTKPFNVSFDDINYELNSLNTKKNSAGSHIFDSNSSLAHKIDLNGDIKLNPLKIEGNVSIKDFSIKPVAISFIDNDTLNLKNAIISLKINYALKADENATRINLKDGFLNVKGLSLDEGANELSLGELELPKFDLDSKIADKTEAALNLSAINLNDISFKNAIAASVKSLNLSDISLLANLNEKSELNATAKLKSIGANALKVDEADRNLANLKDINASNLNINLANNKTALTLEKIVLNGINAPLSKSANANVASAGVTNTSFTMDGNKSLASLDELNVKNIELKAKNKDIASVTDVAIKSISFDILKTALNIASVDVNKPKFTSELNDNGLSAVNELGFGEQSAKATKAAKHTKKVEKKAENKSASKSKENEFKFDVKNISVNNADIALTHLFEGEKIAHKFDNLFVKVANLSSDFSKPFDAKVAMKSSQKLNLDVDSKIKIEPLDVSAKIKLNDTNLPKYFAYAKPFLEASLASGQMSADAQLHYAKDIKADAKVSIKDIRLNGKKTEKLIAFKSLDLEKISFAKNDLAISGVSLNSPFIKAHLSKERKFNLSQIVKEDKNKAKTEAKPESKKATSKKDDELKFSVKNFSLKNGEVDFSDASLFMPFATTISKLNGKLTDIDKKRPSSGEFQGVVGKNGFAQITAKLFPFELKQNTDIKLDFKDIDLTDITPYSGQFVGYKIKKGKLNLNLNYSVTDSKLNGSNFINFDSLTLGEKVDSKDAVNLPLSLAISILSDQNNQINIDLPVEGNLDDPDFKYGGVIWAAVKKLFADITLAPFRFLGNALGLGSKDLSSIDFLAGSSELISSEAPKIADFIKLTGSKPKMKLSITPTYSKLDESFYKNKKLDQKINQIIASSGKDYIAVLNELVPNLKDRNEKALREEALKGIEVDKEKLIELANERANAVKEALIKAGLEAGRININDATSSEPKQNTYTSVLMGVAN; encoded by the coding sequence ATGGATAAAAAGAAAAAAATAGCCCTAATCACCGGCATCTGCGTAGTCTCACTTTTGCTTATTTATACGCTTCTTGGCTTTTTTGGTCTGCCTTATGCTATCAAAAATATCGCACCAAAATACCTAAAAGACTACAACGCAACACTTTTTGTAAGTGATGCTAAATTTAACCCATTTACCTTCGAGCTAAACGCTACAAATGCCGAGCTAAACACCACTTCGCCGCTTTTTAGCACGAAGCAGATCGACCTTAAGCTAAAGCCATTTTCTATCTTTAAAAAGCTAGTTGAGATAGACATTTTTAGGCTAGATGAGCCAAAAGTAAAGATCGCAAGAGATAAAAAAGCAAATTTTAACTTTAGCAATTTTATAAGCGATGATAACGCAACTAGCGAAGACAACAGCACTAGCTCAATAAATTTCGCGCTAAATAACGCAAAAATCATCAAAGGTTCATTTTCATATAGCGATCAAAATTTAACAAAGCCATTTAATGTAAGCTTTGATGATATAAACTACGAGCTAAACTCGCTAAATACGAAGAAAAATAGCGCTGGTAGTCACATCTTTGACTCAAACTCAAGTCTAGCGCACAAGATCGATCTAAATGGCGATATCAAGCTAAATCCACTAAAAATAGAGGGCAATGTCAGCATAAAGGACTTTAGCATAAAGCCAGTTGCGATAAGCTTTATCGATAATGACACGTTAAATCTCAAAAATGCCATTATAAGCCTAAAGATAAACTACGCTTTAAAAGCCGATGAAAACGCAACTAGGATAAATTTAAAAGATGGCTTTTTAAATGTAAAAGGACTAAGTTTAGATGAAGGCGCAAATGAGCTTAGCCTTGGCGAGTTAGAGCTTCCAAAATTTGATCTTGATAGTAAGATAGCGGATAAAACGGAGGCTGCGCTAAATTTAAGTGCCATAAATTTAAATGATATCTCTTTTAAAAATGCTATAGCCGCAAGCGTAAAATCACTAAATTTAAGTGATATCTCGCTTCTTGCAAATTTAAATGAAAAAAGTGAGCTAAATGCCACAGCCAAGCTAAAAAGCATAGGTGCAAACGCTCTTAAAGTAGATGAAGCAGATAGAAATTTAGCAAATTTAAAAGATATAAATGCTTCAAATTTAAATATAAATTTAGCAAATAACAAAACCGCGCTAACACTTGAAAAAATAGTACTTAATGGCATAAATGCGCCACTTAGCAAAAGCGCAAATGCAAATGTAGCAAGCGCTGGCGTGACAAATACAAGCTTCACAATGGATGGCAACAAAAGCCTTGCGAGCCTTGATGAGCTAAATGTAAAAAACATAGAGCTTAAAGCAAAAAATAAAGATATAGCAAGCGTCACTGATGTGGCGATAAAGAGCATAAGCTTTGACATTTTAAAAACGGCTTTAAATATCGCTAGTGTCGATGTTAATAAGCCTAAATTTACTTCAGAACTAAACGACAATGGGCTAAGCGCTGTAAATGAGCTAGGATTTGGCGAGCAGAGCGCAAAAGCTACAAAAGCAGCAAAACACACTAAAAAAGTAGAGAAAAAGGCTGAAAATAAAAGTGCTTCAAAAAGCAAAGAAAATGAGTTTAAATTTGATGTAAAAAATATAAGCGTAAATAACGCTGACATCGCTTTGACACACCTTTTTGAGGGCGAAAAGATCGCTCATAAATTTGATAATCTTTTTGTAAAAGTAGCAAATTTAAGTAGCGATTTTAGCAAGCCATTTGACGCAAAAGTGGCGATGAAAAGCTCACAAAAGCTAAATTTGGATGTTGATTCAAAGATAAAGATCGAGCCACTTGATGTAAGCGCTAAAATCAAGCTAAATGATACAAATTTACCAAAGTATTTTGCCTATGCGAAGCCCTTTTTAGAAGCATCTCTAGCTAGCGGTCAGATGAGCGCAGATGCCCAGCTTCACTACGCAAAAGATATCAAAGCAGACGCAAAAGTTAGCATCAAAGATATAAGGCTAAATGGCAAAAAAACTGAAAAACTAATCGCCTTTAAAAGCCTAGATCTTGAAAAAATTTCATTTGCCAAAAATGACCTTGCCATAAGCGGAGTTAGCTTAAATTCGCCATTTATCAAGGCTCATCTAAGCAAAGAGCGTAAATTTAACCTATCTCAGATCGTAAAAGAGGATAAAAATAAGGCTAAAACCGAGGCAAAACCTGAGAGTAAAAAGGCAACTAGCAAAAAAGATGACGAGCTAAAATTTAGCGTGAAAAACTTTTCTCTTAAAAATGGCGAGGTTGATTTCTCAGATGCATCGCTATTTATGCCATTTGCCACAACGATTTCAAAGCTAAATGGCAAGCTAACAGACATCGATAAAAAGCGCCCAAGCTCAGGCGAGTTTCAAGGTGTGGTTGGCAAAAATGGCTTTGCGCAGATCACTGCAAAACTCTTTCCATTTGAGCTAAAGCAAAATACCGACATAAAGCTTGACTTTAAAGATATTGATCTAACTGATATAACGCCATATAGTGGGCAGTTTGTTGGCTATAAGATCAAAAAAGGTAAGCTAAATTTAAACCTAAACTATAGCGTCACCGACTCAAAACTAAATGGCTCAAATTTCATAAATTTTGACTCACTTACACTTGGAGAGAAGGTTGATTCAAAAGACGCTGTAAATTTACCACTTTCGCTTGCTATCTCGATACTTAGCGATCAAAATAATCAAATAAACATCGACCTGCCAGTTGAGGGAAATTTAGACGATCCTGACTTTAAATATGGCGGCGTCATCTGGGCAGCTGTGAAAAAGCTCTTTGCTGATATCACGCTAGCTCCGTTTAGATTTTTAGGCAACGCCCTAGGACTTGGCAGCAAAGATCTTAGCTCTATTGATTTTCTTGCTGGAAGTAGCGAGCTCATAAGCTCAGAAGCGCCTAAGATAGCTGATTTTATAAAGCTAACTGGCTCAAAACCTAAGATGAAACTTAGCATAACGCCAACATACTCAAAACTAGATGAAAGCTTTTATAAAAACAAAAAACTAGATCAAAAGATCAATCAAATCATCGCTTCAAGCGGCAAAGACTACATCGCAGTTTTAAATGAGCTTGTGCCAAATTTAAAAGATAGAAACGAAAAAGCCTTAAGAGAAGAGGCGCTAAAGGGCATCGAGGTCGATAAAGAAAAGCTAATAGAGCTTGCAAATGAGCGTGCAAATGCGGTAAAAGAGGCACTTATAAAAGCTGGGCTTGAGGCTGGCCGCATAAATATAAACGATGCAACAAGCTCAGAGCCTAAGCAAAACACCTATACAAGCGTGCTAATGGGAGTGGCGAACTAA
- a CDS encoding ATP-binding cassette domain-containing protein: MKIRLENVSKSLSFKEHFNARAEVLHLLEGINFELDDGENLAILGQSGSGKSTLAKLISFSEPKSGGKIYINNEEITDKNELKKDIRYILQNQKQALNPALKVKTAIAHVRSYLKLSFSENELKELLANLNLKDEILEKYPSQLSGGEATRVGILLALLSKPKILICDEITSGLDNETKQKIINLLLSLDEKISIIFITHDILSAMKIAQKVLIIESGKQVAWGKFEDLASQNVLKKYLDAAKFYDDKL; encoded by the coding sequence GTGAAAATAAGACTTGAAAACGTCTCAAAAAGTTTAAGTTTTAAGGAGCATTTTAACGCTAGAGCTGAAGTGCTGCACCTTTTAGAGGGGATAAATTTCGAGCTTGACGATGGCGAAAATTTAGCCATTTTGGGTCAAAGTGGCAGTGGCAAAAGCACGCTTGCAAAGCTCATATCATTTAGCGAGCCAAAAAGTGGGGGCAAAATTTATATAAATAATGAAGAGATCACGGACAAAAATGAGCTAAAAAAAGATATCAGATATATCTTGCAAAACCAAAAACAAGCCCTAAATCCAGCGCTAAAAGTAAAAACCGCGATCGCTCACGTGAGGTCGTATCTTAAGCTTAGCTTTAGCGAAAATGAGCTTAAAGAGCTTCTGGCAAATTTAAATTTAAAAGATGAAATTTTAGAAAAATATCCATCACAGCTAAGTGGCGGCGAGGCAACAAGGGTTGGGATACTGCTAGCGCTTCTATCAAAGCCAAAAATCCTAATCTGCGACGAGATAACAAGCGGACTTGACAACGAGACAAAGCAAAAGATCATAAATTTGCTTTTAAGCTTGGATGAAAAGATCAGCATTATCTTTATCACGCACGATATTTTAAGTGCGATGAAGATAGCGCAAAAGGTGCTAATAATCGAATCTGGCAAGCAAGTGGCGTGGGGTAAATTTGAAGATCTTGCAAGCCAAAATGTCCTTAAAAAATACCTCGATGCAGCTAAATTTTATGATGACAAACTTTGA
- a CDS encoding epoxyqueuosine reductase QueH, with product MLVHICCSVDSHYFLQRLRKDHPNERIVGYFYDPNIHPYSEFLLRFEDVKRSCEKLGIKLICGEYDYEAWLGGTKGLEDEPEKGKRCEYCFDFRMKDSAKKAIELGLNKITTTLLMSPKKDFFQLKKALDEAVAGSNLEAVAVDYRKNGGTSEQFILAKKDKLYHQNYCGCVFALKKQRDSQNLPQSELMSELHARALYGSIEARLELYKKVRLCEARGEKFHLFRRRFLNYRLLRASVKFQNAVVPSYFVLYSGFKRENLKLNVERDCEIDDELKEGVVLMSIERFNKFTNSKFKSVDELCKRPLELGAEMKFRRQICGEFSQNPIIILDEVKKGSYEIYAKAVFYNDSEEILVLES from the coding sequence TTGCTAGTTCATATCTGCTGCTCGGTCGATAGCCACTACTTTTTACAGCGCCTACGAAAAGATCATCCAAATGAACGAATAGTAGGCTATTTTTACGATCCAAACATACATCCATATAGCGAGTTTTTACTGCGTTTTGAGGACGTGAAGCGAAGCTGCGAGAAGCTTGGCATCAAGCTAATATGTGGCGAATACGACTACGAAGCGTGGCTTGGCGGCACAAAGGGGCTTGAAGATGAGCCAGAAAAGGGCAAAAGGTGCGAATACTGCTTTGACTTTCGTATGAAAGACTCCGCCAAAAAGGCGATAGAGCTTGGTCTAAATAAGATCACGACGACACTTTTGATGAGCCCAAAAAAGGACTTTTTTCAGCTTAAAAAGGCGCTTGATGAGGCGGTGGCTGGCTCAAATTTAGAAGCCGTTGCAGTTGATTATAGAAAAAATGGCGGCACAAGTGAGCAGTTTATCCTCGCTAAAAAAGACAAGCTCTATCACCAAAACTACTGCGGCTGCGTCTTTGCGCTAAAAAAACAGCGCGACTCGCAAAATTTACCCCAAAGTGAGCTAATGAGCGAACTACACGCAAGAGCACTTTATGGCAGCATTGAGGCTAGACTTGAGCTTTACAAAAAGGTGCGCCTTTGCGAGGCGAGAGGAGAGAAATTTCACCTTTTTAGAAGAAGGTTTTTAAACTACAGGCTTTTGCGCGCTAGTGTTAAATTTCAAAACGCTGTAGTGCCAAGCTACTTTGTGCTCTACTCTGGCTTTAAAAGAGAGAATTTAAAGCTTAATGTAGAGCGCGACTGCGAGATCGATGATGAGCTAAAAGAGGGTGTCGTTTTGATGAGCATAGAGCGCTTTAATAAATTTACAAATAGCAAATTTAAAAGCGTTGATGAGCTTTGTAAAAGGCCGCTTGAGCTTGGTGCTGAGATGAAATTTCGTAGGCAGATATGCGGGGAGTTTTCGCAAAATCCTATCATCATCTTAGACGAGGTCAAAAAGGGCAGCTACGAAATTTACGCAAAGGCTGTTTTTTACAACGACAGCGAAGAAATTTTGGTTTTAGAGAGCTAA
- a CDS encoding ABC transporter permease, with protein sequence MFRAILKTAISSLGLLFFISFFLFLLIYFLPGNVTDAMFLRSEAVSVAVKEQILENLGLKDGFFVQYFRWLAHFVTGDFGTSFVSGASVFLLIKERLLNSLILFFASFFLIVFLSFFLGLLSAIYKNKFADIFINFNSFLLASLPHFYVALVLIAIFSVYLNVLPSSGANELGSSGVGAKFIILPTLAIILPHLGANVKFVRDRLNQSLNADFIQTAHARGLGRGKIYLFAIKHASTDIVYYFATLVAGVFAGSYVIESIFSFPGIGKLSLDAVIAKDYPVALATILLTAIFVVFANLLAKIFAILADKRNL encoded by the coding sequence TTGTTTAGAGCCATTTTAAAAACAGCGATCTCAAGCCTTGGGTTGCTGTTTTTCATCTCATTTTTTCTATTTTTGCTCATATATTTTTTGCCAGGAAACGTCACTGATGCGATGTTTTTGCGAAGTGAGGCGGTGAGCGTGGCTGTAAAAGAGCAAATTTTAGAAAATTTGGGGCTAAAAGATGGCTTTTTTGTGCAGTATTTTAGGTGGCTAGCTCACTTTGTCACGGGGGACTTTGGTACTAGCTTTGTAAGTGGAGCAAGCGTTTTTTTACTCATTAAAGAGAGACTTTTAAACTCGCTTATCTTATTTTTTGCTTCGTTTTTTTTGATAGTTTTTTTATCATTTTTTTTGGGGCTTTTAAGCGCCATTTATAAAAATAAATTTGCTGATATCTTTATAAACTTTAACTCTTTTTTGCTAGCTTCACTGCCGCATTTTTACGTAGCACTTGTGCTAATAGCTATCTTTAGCGTCTATCTAAATGTGCTGCCAAGCTCTGGCGCAAACGAGCTAGGCTCTAGCGGAGTTGGGGCTAAATTTATCATCTTGCCAACGCTTGCCATCATCTTGCCACACCTTGGCGCAAACGTGAAATTTGTGCGTGACAGGCTAAATCAAAGCCTAAACGCTGATTTTATCCAGACAGCTCACGCTAGAGGCTTGGGACGCGGCAAAATTTATCTATTTGCGATAAAGCACGCAAGCACCGATATAGTCTATTATTTTGCAACCCTTGTGGCTGGCGTTTTTGCTGGCTCATACGTCATTGAGAGCATTTTTTCATTTCCTGGCATAGGCAAGCTTAGCCTTGATGCGGTGATTGCCAAAGACTATCCAGTCGCACTTGCGACCATTTTGCTAACGGCTATTTTTGTCGTTTTTGCAAATTTACTGGCTAAAATTTTCGCTATCTTAGCAGATAAGAGAAATTTATGA
- the bcp gene encoding thioredoxin-dependent thiol peroxidase produces MSEFSKADIERKITLEVGDKAPEFEALNQDGVKVALKDFIGKNVVLYFYPKDNTPGCTTEACEFSANYDQFIKNDTVIIGVSPDSVKSHVGFIAKQNLKHILLSDEDKEISKLYGVWQVKKNYGKEYLGIARSTFVIGKDGKIAKIYKSVKAKDHAAKVLADLAK; encoded by the coding sequence ATGAGCGAATTTAGCAAAGCAGACATTGAAAGAAAGATAACGCTTGAAGTTGGCGATAAAGCGCCAGAGTTTGAAGCGCTAAATCAAGATGGCGTAAAGGTCGCATTAAAGGACTTTATAGGCAAAAACGTGGTGCTTTACTTCTACCCAAAAGACAACACTCCTGGCTGCACGACTGAAGCTTGCGAATTTAGCGCAAACTACGATCAGTTTATCAAAAATGACACCGTTATCATCGGCGTTAGTCCAGATAGCGTGAAGTCGCATGTGGGCTTTATCGCAAAGCAAAATTTAAAGCACATCCTCTTAAGCGATGAGGATAAAGAAATTTCAAAGCTTTATGGCGTTTGGCAGGTCAAGAAAAACTACGGCAAAGAGTATCTTGGCATCGCCAGAAGCACCTTTGTGATCGGCAAAGACGGCAAGATAGCTAAAATTTATAAAAGCGTAAAAGCCAAAGACCACGCCGCAAAAGTGCTAGCTGATCTAGCAAAATAA
- a CDS encoding ABC transporter permease, giving the protein MRKVIFFLACFVFLALVTFAFVTPFFSKFEPNFTDFMAVNLAPSSEHIFGTDILGRDNLIRVAYALKNSLLILLLAGFLTTLFSLIYAYFGTSKSRVCESLFDKGLDAFLSIPNIVFIMLFSSFSSGDLLITSFIIAICSFMQGAKVFMQNLRLSKKCDYAEQAVINGASKFSLICFEILPNLKHLIVSIFGINAINAVVMEATLGFFGVGSDANKISLGIMLNESKEALFLGSWWMVLFPGVTLFLLILATSIITSNSKNGNIKI; this is encoded by the coding sequence ATGAGAAAAGTCATATTTTTCCTAGCCTGTTTTGTCTTTTTAGCACTTGTCACATTTGCCTTTGTGACGCCATTTTTCTCTAAATTTGAGCCAAATTTCACTGACTTTATGGCGGTAAATTTAGCCCCAAGTAGCGAGCATATCTTTGGCACTGACATCCTTGGTAGAGACAATCTCATAAGAGTGGCCTACGCGCTTAAAAACTCGCTTCTTATCTTACTGCTAGCTGGCTTTTTAACGACGCTTTTCTCGCTCATCTATGCATATTTTGGCACGAGCAAGAGCAGAGTTTGTGAGAGCCTTTTTGACAAGGGGCTTGATGCCTTTTTAAGTATTCCAAACATCGTTTTTATCATGCTTTTTAGTTCATTTAGTAGTGGCGATCTTTTGATTACCTCTTTTATCATCGCCATTTGCTCGTTTATGCAGGGCGCAAAAGTTTTTATGCAAAATTTAAGACTTAGTAAAAAGTGCGACTACGCCGAGCAGGCTGTGATAAACGGAGCTAGCAAATTTAGCCTTATCTGCTTTGAAATTTTGCCAAATTTAAAGCATCTAATAGTTAGTATCTTTGGTATAAACGCGATAAACGCAGTCGTCATGGAGGCAACGCTTGGCTTTTTTGGCGTGGGAAGTGATGCTAATAAAATAAGCCTTGGCATCATGCTAAATGAGAGCAAAGAAGCACTTTTTCTTGGCTCTTGGTGGATGGTGCTTTTCCCGGGGGTGACGCTCTTTTTGCTCATCCTTGCAACCTCGATCATCACTTCAAATTCAAAAAATGGCAATATAAAAATATGA
- a CDS encoding tautomerase family protein encodes MPYVNIKIAGPEPTKEQKDQVFKEVTETLVRVLGKKKEAVMIFIETHDAGNIGVGGESVEDKRKGMK; translated from the coding sequence ATGCCTTATGTTAATATCAAAATAGCAGGCCCAGAGCCTACAAAAGAGCAAAAAGATCAAGTTTTTAAAGAAGTAACCGAGACGCTCGTAAGAGTTCTTGGCAAGAAAAAAGAGGCGGTTATGATCTTTATCGAAACTCACGATGCTGGCAATATCGGCGTAGGTGGCGAGAGCGTAGAGGACAAAAGAAAGGGGATGAAATGA
- a CDS encoding ATP-binding cassette domain-containing protein, whose amino-acid sequence MIEIRNLNVFYKDRQLLRELDFDMSEGKFIGITGASGSGKSLFAKSLIRLFDDHFRVSADKFSIYKKDILKLSQNELKEHRRKVAALVFQNSIASLHPLLNVGDHFNAYLDGDKRAKKELAFAYFREFGLNNANLIWHKYSYELSGGEASRVQIALALCLKPKILVCDEITSGLDSISGSQVAGILESLKGKMSVIFISHDEALTNYLSDEIWQMRDGRLNLKENA is encoded by the coding sequence ATGATAGAGATTAGAAATTTAAACGTTTTTTATAAAGATAGGCAGCTTTTGCGAGAGCTTGATTTTGACATGAGCGAGGGTAAATTTATAGGTATCACAGGCGCTAGTGGCAGCGGCAAATCGCTCTTTGCAAAGAGCCTAATAAGGCTTTTTGATGATCATTTTAGAGTGAGTGCGGATAAATTTAGCATTTATAAAAAAGATATCTTAAAACTTAGTCAAAATGAGCTAAAAGAGCACCGACGAAAGGTCGCCGCGCTTGTTTTTCAAAACTCTATTGCTAGTCTTCATCCGCTCTTAAACGTGGGCGATCACTTTAACGCCTATCTTGATGGCGATAAAAGGGCAAAGAAAGAGCTTGCGTTTGCCTATTTTAGGGAGTTTGGGCTAAATAACGCAAATCTCATCTGGCACAAATATTCCTACGAGCTAAGTGGCGGCGAAGCGAGCCGTGTGCAGATCGCTCTAGCACTTTGCCTGAAGCCAAAAATTTTAGTCTGCGACGAGATAACAAGCGGGCTTGATAGCATTAGCGGTAGCCAAGTAGCAGGCATTTTAGAGAGCCTAAAGGGCAAGATGAGTGTCATCTTTATCTCGCACGATGAGGCGCTAACGAACTATCTTAGTGATGAAATTTGGCAGATGAGAGATGGGCGGCTAAATTTAAAGGAAAATGCGTGA